In the genome of Populus alba chromosome 11, ASM523922v2, whole genome shotgun sequence, one region contains:
- the LOC118051889 gene encoding uncharacterized protein isoform X2 has protein sequence MINDQSLLFNQSKQVLMDLETENRIAAILMKEAAELRQRAKREGVHVYLEQPKVRARPNSRFLTATVLGVQQTNRAVEVNEMWQVRQKELKMDDRLREGSGYDDNCSKNYGDVGDIPRSTGRRHSVNENNTRVSSSSSKRVGSSYSREDEGLRDEEVEEFLHSRVKRGRGAVGSRMDETGPYLPPCPDYEEKLSRSPDAKLLGVVFKPEKYCSSSEEELKKAKKVCSKSLDKKHSRKHRSKEKSRDKKRKRKDEKRSKHQ, from the exons TTGTTCAACCAATCGAAACAG GTTTTAATGGATCTGGAGACTGAGAACAGAATAGCTGCTATTCTTATGAAAGAAGCAGCAGAATTGCGGCAACGAGCTAAAAGGGAAGGTGTGCATGTTTACCTTGAACAGCCTAAAGTAAGAGCGCGGCCAAATTCTCGCTTCCTCACTGCTACTGTCCTTGGAGTGCAGCAAA CAAATCGAGCTGTTGAGGTCAATGAGATGTGGCAAGTCCGGCAAAAGGAGCTCAAGATGGATGATAGGCTGAGAGAAGGATCAGGATACGATGATAACTGCAGCAAGAACTATGGGGATGTTGGTGATATCCCTAGAAGTACAGGCAGAAGGCATTCTGTAAATGAGAACAATACTAGGGTGTCATCATCGTCAAGCAAAAGAGTAGGGAGCTCTTATTCAAGAGAAGATGAAGGTTTAAGGGATGAAGAAGTTGAGGAATTTTTACACTCGAG GGTTAAGCGAGGTCGAGGTGCAGTAGGTTCGAGGATGGATGAAACAGGGCCTTACCTTCCACCTTGTCCAGACTACGAGGAAAAGCTTTCCAGAAGCCCGGATGCGAAGCTGCTGGGTGTTGTTTTTAAACCAGAGAAATATTGTTCATCATCCGAAGAAGAGCTTAAAAAGGCAAAGAAGGTTTGTTCAAAGAGTTTGGATAAGAAGCATTCCAGGAAGCACAGATCTAAAGAAAAGTCGAGGGataagaagaggaagagaaaggaTGAGAAAAGAAGTAAACACCAGTAA
- the LOC118051889 gene encoding uncharacterized protein isoform X1: protein MINDQSLLFNQSKQQVLMDLETENRIAAILMKEAAELRQRAKREGVHVYLEQPKVRARPNSRFLTATVLGVQQTNRAVEVNEMWQVRQKELKMDDRLREGSGYDDNCSKNYGDVGDIPRSTGRRHSVNENNTRVSSSSSKRVGSSYSREDEGLRDEEVEEFLHSRVKRGRGAVGSRMDETGPYLPPCPDYEEKLSRSPDAKLLGVVFKPEKYCSSSEEELKKAKKVCSKSLDKKHSRKHRSKEKSRDKKRKRKDEKRSKHQ, encoded by the exons TTGTTCAACCAATCGAAACAG CAGGTTTTAATGGATCTGGAGACTGAGAACAGAATAGCTGCTATTCTTATGAAAGAAGCAGCAGAATTGCGGCAACGAGCTAAAAGGGAAGGTGTGCATGTTTACCTTGAACAGCCTAAAGTAAGAGCGCGGCCAAATTCTCGCTTCCTCACTGCTACTGTCCTTGGAGTGCAGCAAA CAAATCGAGCTGTTGAGGTCAATGAGATGTGGCAAGTCCGGCAAAAGGAGCTCAAGATGGATGATAGGCTGAGAGAAGGATCAGGATACGATGATAACTGCAGCAAGAACTATGGGGATGTTGGTGATATCCCTAGAAGTACAGGCAGAAGGCATTCTGTAAATGAGAACAATACTAGGGTGTCATCATCGTCAAGCAAAAGAGTAGGGAGCTCTTATTCAAGAGAAGATGAAGGTTTAAGGGATGAAGAAGTTGAGGAATTTTTACACTCGAG GGTTAAGCGAGGTCGAGGTGCAGTAGGTTCGAGGATGGATGAAACAGGGCCTTACCTTCCACCTTGTCCAGACTACGAGGAAAAGCTTTCCAGAAGCCCGGATGCGAAGCTGCTGGGTGTTGTTTTTAAACCAGAGAAATATTGTTCATCATCCGAAGAAGAGCTTAAAAAGGCAAAGAAGGTTTGTTCAAAGAGTTTGGATAAGAAGCATTCCAGGAAGCACAGATCTAAAGAAAAGTCGAGGGataagaagaggaagagaaaggaTGAGAAAAGAAGTAAACACCAGTAA
- the LOC118051889 gene encoding uncharacterized protein isoform X3, producing MDLETENRIAAILMKEAAELRQRAKREGVHVYLEQPKVRARPNSRFLTATVLGVQQTNRAVEVNEMWQVRQKELKMDDRLREGSGYDDNCSKNYGDVGDIPRSTGRRHSVNENNTRVSSSSSKRVGSSYSREDEGLRDEEVEEFLHSRVKRGRGAVGSRMDETGPYLPPCPDYEEKLSRSPDAKLLGVVFKPEKYCSSSEEELKKAKKVCSKSLDKKHSRKHRSKEKSRDKKRKRKDEKRSKHQ from the exons ATGGATCTGGAGACTGAGAACAGAATAGCTGCTATTCTTATGAAAGAAGCAGCAGAATTGCGGCAACGAGCTAAAAGGGAAGGTGTGCATGTTTACCTTGAACAGCCTAAAGTAAGAGCGCGGCCAAATTCTCGCTTCCTCACTGCTACTGTCCTTGGAGTGCAGCAAA CAAATCGAGCTGTTGAGGTCAATGAGATGTGGCAAGTCCGGCAAAAGGAGCTCAAGATGGATGATAGGCTGAGAGAAGGATCAGGATACGATGATAACTGCAGCAAGAACTATGGGGATGTTGGTGATATCCCTAGAAGTACAGGCAGAAGGCATTCTGTAAATGAGAACAATACTAGGGTGTCATCATCGTCAAGCAAAAGAGTAGGGAGCTCTTATTCAAGAGAAGATGAAGGTTTAAGGGATGAAGAAGTTGAGGAATTTTTACACTCGAG GGTTAAGCGAGGTCGAGGTGCAGTAGGTTCGAGGATGGATGAAACAGGGCCTTACCTTCCACCTTGTCCAGACTACGAGGAAAAGCTTTCCAGAAGCCCGGATGCGAAGCTGCTGGGTGTTGTTTTTAAACCAGAGAAATATTGTTCATCATCCGAAGAAGAGCTTAAAAAGGCAAAGAAGGTTTGTTCAAAGAGTTTGGATAAGAAGCATTCCAGGAAGCACAGATCTAAAGAAAAGTCGAGGGataagaagaggaagagaaaggaTGAGAAAAGAAGTAAACACCAGTAA